Part of the Nitrospirota bacterium genome, GGTGGTGGGAAGGTTTGAAAATATTCGTAGAGTTTGCTTGAATATATTGTTAAACTTATCAGAGGGAGGAGGTTGCACCGTGGCAAAGGAGGCATTGCTTGTAATCGATATGCTTAATGATTTTGTCCTTAAGGGCGCACCGCTTGAAGTGCCTGAAACAAGAAGGATTATCCCTAATATCGAGCAGGAGATTAAAAAGGCAAAAGCCAAAGGCAACCCCGTGATTTATGTATGCGATACTCATAAGCCCGATGATAGGGAATTCAAGAAGTTTGGCTGGCCCCCTCATGCAGTTAAAGGCACAAAGGGCGCAAAAGTAGTTTCAGAGCTCAAGCCTAAAAAGAAAGACATAATAATAGAGAAGACTACTTATTCGGGGTTTTATAAGACAAAACTCGATAAGACGCTGAAAAGACTTGGCTGTGATTCCTTACTCCTGACAGGCTGTGTCACCCACATATGCGTGATGTTTACTGCATCGGATGCAGTTCTTAGAGACTATAAGGTTACCGTTGCCCAAGAAGGAGTGGCAGGGCTTTCCAAGGAAGACCATGATTCTGCATTAAGGATTATGAAGAATGTAATGGGTGTAAAAGTCAGGTAATGGAGGAGTTTATGTTTCATACTGCAGAGCCTTCGGATGTCTTAAGCGGAAGGATTACGGATGTCTATTTCGAAAGAACACTGAGAATCCTCAAGGCAAAGGGAATAAACCCTATTGTTAAAGCCGAGTTTTTCGCAAAAACCCTTCCAGAGGACTGGCAATGGGCTGTGTTTGCAGGGCTTCAGGAGGCAATGTATCTTATGAAGAGCCTGCCTATAAAAGTCAGGGCATTAAAGGAAGGCACGGTCTTTTACCCCTATGAGCCTGTCATGGAGATAGAGGGCAGGTATCAGGATTTCTGCGTTTATGAGACTGCAATCTTAGGACTAATCTGTCAGGCATCAGGGGTTGCCACGAAATCCGCAAGATTCAAGAAATTAGCAGGTCAAAGGCCTGTCATAAGTTTTGGCGCAAGAAGAATGCATCCTATCCTTGCTCCTATGATTGAGAGAAATGCCTATATAGGAGGTTGTGACGGAGTAGCAGTCGTAAGGTCAGGCGAGATAATCGGCGAGGACCCTATGGGCACAATACCTCATGCACTGATTATATGTTTTGGGTCGACTGTCGAGGCAATAAAGGCATACGATGAGGTCCTTGAACGCAGGTTTCCGAGGGTTGCACTCATAGATACCTTCTTAGATGAGAAGTTCGAGTGCCTTAATGTCGCAAGTTCAATGGGTAAAAAGCTCTTTGCCGTGAGATTCGATACGCCATCTTCAAGAAGGGGGAATTTTATGAGAATCCTCGAGGAGTGCAGGTGGGAGCTGAATCTAAGAGGTTATGGACATGTAAAGTTTTTTGTAAGCGGAGGCATAAAAGAGGCAGATTTGCCTACTCTTAATCCATTCGTCGATGGCTATGGCATTGGAACATCGATAAGCAATGCGCCTGTTGTCGATTATGCAATGGACATTATGGAGGTGGAAGGCAAGCCCATTGCAAAAAGAGGCAAGTGGTCGGGTAGTAAAAGACTTCTTTATTGCCCTTCATGCAGAGAAAGAAAGATACTGCCAAATACCCAAGCAAAACATATCAGCTCCTGTGGGAAAAAATTCAAAGACCTTCTCGTCCCTGTGCTTGACTCTGGAGAATCCCTTATAAAGATAGAGTCTGCCCAACTGCTCAGAAAAACTGTGCTCGAAAACATAAAGGATATACCTCTTTAGGGTGTGGTATATAATATCTGCAATCCTCCTATGGAGCTCTTTGGGTGTGATGGTAAGGCTTTCCGGGGTGCCTGTTCATGTCCTGATGTTTTATTCCTCTATGGTATCTGTCCTGATACAGGGCATAATACTTCTGACGGGAAAATACAGACATTATTTGCCAAAGTCAAAAGAGCTTCCTTATCTATTTATCCTCGGAGTTATATCCCTCACCAATACATTCACCTTCTTTTATGCCTTTAAAAATACGACCATTGCAAATGCGGTCTTTGCACACTATATAGCACCTGTGGTCGTTGCATTCCTTTCGCC contains:
- a CDS encoding cysteine hydrolase; its protein translation is MAKEALLVIDMLNDFVLKGAPLEVPETRRIIPNIEQEIKKAKAKGNPVIYVCDTHKPDDREFKKFGWPPHAVKGTKGAKVVSELKPKKKDIIIEKTTYSGFYKTKLDKTLKRLGCDSLLLTGCVTHICVMFTASDAVLRDYKVTVAQEGVAGLSKEDHDSALRIMKNVMGVKVR
- a CDS encoding nicotinate phosphoribosyltransferase codes for the protein MFHTAEPSDVLSGRITDVYFERTLRILKAKGINPIVKAEFFAKTLPEDWQWAVFAGLQEAMYLMKSLPIKVRALKEGTVFYPYEPVMEIEGRYQDFCVYETAILGLICQASGVATKSARFKKLAGQRPVISFGARRMHPILAPMIERNAYIGGCDGVAVVRSGEIIGEDPMGTIPHALIICFGSTVEAIKAYDEVLERRFPRVALIDTFLDEKFECLNVASSMGKKLFAVRFDTPSSRRGNFMRILEECRWELNLRGYGHVKFFVSGGIKEADLPTLNPFVDGYGIGTSISNAPVVDYAMDIMEVEGKPIAKRGKWSGSKRLLYCPSCRERKILPNTQAKHISSCGKKFKDLLVPVLDSGESLIKIESAQLLRKTVLENIKDIPL